The Pyrus communis chromosome 5, drPyrComm1.1, whole genome shotgun sequence region AGGATGTCTCTGTAACATACAAGTATCTTCctcgttaaaaataaataggataaattatattttatcttCTCAGGTTTGGGATCAATTTCAATGTctcacaacatttttaaaatatttcaattttatacatttactcatcattttatttcaatttcatataactgttaaaaaatctgttaaattaaccattaagtgatgatgtggtaAATATGGTGTCTCTATTTATGCTGATATGACTGTCACATTTATGCGTGactaaacacttaataaaaattttaaaatattaaaaaattaatttaataggataaattatattttatcttCTCAGGTTTGGGATCAATTTCAATGTctcacaacatttttaaaatatttcaattttatacatttactcatcattttatttcaatttcatataactgttaaaaaatctgttaaattaACCATTAAATGATGATGTGGTAAATATGGTGTCTCTATTTATGCTGATATGACTGTCACATTTATGCGTGactaaacacttaataaaaattttaaaatattaaaaaattaatttaataaaaaaaacccaaacccactTTGTCTTCCCCACCCGACACCCCTCCATCCCCTCCACCCCATTCGTCTTCTCCACCCGAGCAGCCccttctcccatcccccatcacccaccccTTGCCCACCCGAGCCACCATTTTGCCGagaaaagagagggaaagagtCCTTGGAAGCTACCCCCAACTCCCCCACAACCCCCCACCCTGCAAAAAAAGACGTCCATGGGGATGTATCTCCGAATCGGGTCGACCCGAAATTCAAAAACGGCGTCCGGGGCAGAAGAATAAGAAGCGGAGATTATGGGGTTCTCTTCCGATTCGCCATTGTCGTCGTGCAGCGGGAGATCACAGAGGGAAAGTGCATCTTTCCTCTACTTCTTAATGCTGGGAATCTGAGAAAGTTTCCATCTTTGTGATCTGGGTAGTGGTGCGATTGATTTGTTTGTGTTGTTGGTTGCCCTGCAAAAAAAGACGTCCATGGGGATGTATCTCCGGATCGGGTCGACCCGAAATTCAAAAACGTCGTCCGGGGCGGAAGAATAAGAAGCGGAGATTATGGGGTTCTCTTCCGATTCGCCATTGTCGTCGTGCAGCGGGAGATCACAGAGGGAAAGCGCATCTTTCCTCTACTTCTTAATGCTGGGAATCTGAGAAAGTTTCCATCTTTGTGATCTGGGTAGTGGTGCAATTGATTTGTTTGTGTTGTTGGTTGCCCTGCAAAAAGAGACGTCCATGGGGATGTATCTCCGGATCGGGTCGACCCGAAATTTAAAAACGTCGTCCGgggcggaagaagaagaagcggaGATTATGGGGTTCTCTTCCGATTCGCCATTGTCGTCGTGCAGCGGGAGATCACAGAGGGAAAGCGCATCTTTCCTCTACTTCTTGATGCTGGGAATTTGAGAAAGTTTCCATCTTTGTGATCTGGGTAGTGGTGCGATTGATTTGTTTGTGTTGTTGGTTGCGTttttggggggtgggggggggtggggtgggggtggTGGTTGGGTTGCGGGAaaggtgggggtggggtttttttggatgggaggggagTTGAAGACAGTGAAGGAGAGGGAAGTGGGTCGGGGGGGGAATGGGTTTCTgggtttctttttatatttttatattttattaataggataaattattgtaatattttaaatgcataaaaaaaatattttttgtgcacaaatttgataattatgtcagctcttaacggatcaataAATGTGTTATATTgaagggttaatctcagtttacaactctgaagtttcttggttttcaacatttcataCATCAAATTATTTTCGTCCCAATCTGGTAAATAAAGTCATAATTGTGGAACATTTTCTTGCATCCGGAACCTCATTTAAATGATGATGTGGCACTTAGGTAGACAATAAATAAGCGCCATGTGTCTTGGATCCAcgtggaatttaaaaaaaaataaaaataattctcTCTCTTCAGCCTCACCCTCGAAGTCTTCTCCAAAAACCCCAAGAATCACCTCACCTCCTCCTAAGAACCCTTCGATCTCTTCCTCTCCTCCACCAACAACATCCATATCAACAACACCACCTTCTTCCATTCCGTCTTGTCAACGTCAGACTCTCAACGGCTACCAAGAACAACATCTCCCCTCTCATCCCATACGGAAATCCCTTTTCCCCAAATCCAATTGATTTTACAACCACCCAATttcccaaattttcaaattgaatcagaaaaattaaaataaaaaaattaaaatttttgagtTGCTTGAGCTGCTTTAATGGCGTCGTCGGAAAACATGGCGAGCATGATGGCGTTGGCTTTCCGGCCCAACACCTTCGCCTACTCCTGGATCTCCGACGCCTTTGCTCGAGACACCAAAACCCTCACCAAGACCCTCCAAAAGGCCTATCCAGCAACACGAAATATTTGACCCACAAGACATTGGAGTCCGGAAGCAATGGAGGAAACAGATTTATTGGGATAGAGGAATTGGGTTTTGGCGAGGTTCTGGAGAAGCAGCGGCGGTGGGGGAGGGGGTGGCAGCCGCGAAGATCAAGGAGGTTGGAGATCTTAGAGAACCTTGGAACGTATTGGGTCTTGACGAAGGTTCCAGCTCCAAAAATGGCAATCTGGGTGCCATTTTTCAGAACTCAAATGCAGCTTTTCTTGAAAATCTAGAAAATGGGATAAAGCCAAATTTTGTGTCTTTGGCGATAAGGAAATTGGCTGAGATGATTTTGGGAAGATGGTAAGGAGTTAGGGTTTCAAAGCAGGGAAGGAGAtgagagagtttttttttttttttttttttttttttttttttttttttttttttttttttttttttttttttttttttttttttttttttttttttcacgtggACCCAGATTGACATGTGACACTCAGTCATTGTTCACATAAGCGCTACGTCATCATTTAACTGAGGTTCTGACGAAAAACTTAACGAATGTATAAAAGTGTCATAcaattatgactttaggtatCAAACtgagacgaaaaaaacttgatatatgaaatgttaaaaaccaagaaacttcaaTGTAGTAAACTAAAATTAAccctatattgaaataaaatagtacgtaaggtatgaaagtgaaattttttgtagATGTTGTATGATGTTGCAATAGATCTCAAACTtaaggtggtaaagtgtaatttacccaaataaATAAGGTTGAGTAGGGACGAAGTCATAAATTTGCATGGATGGGGCATCATCAAACAATAAGGTCACGCAAATTAAAAAGTTCaagaatgtattaaaaaaagacACTTATGTATTAATTTATAAGGTTTTTcaatacaaattattataacATCCATcgatgtgtttttatgttttgaagacATTACATGACAACCTCATTACCAATACCATCAAATATCTCTCTTTATAAAAATAACCAAGTTATTATTCATCCATTAATCTTCCATACAATTTCACAATCCATCTGCATAAATTTCATGGCCGAAAATGTTTTTTCAACGATGGAAGTAGCACATGAAAAAGTTAATACTAATGTCACAAATAACTAAAagagtacattttttttttcacaccaAAAAAATTGAGTGGGGGCACCCGCCCCCTCTGAGCCAAGTTGGGCCCCTCCGAAGTGGATATGtgtccattaaaaaaaaaaaaacgagttttaacgaaaagttcgcAGTAtcgttcattttaacgaaaaaccacatttttacgttaaaaagtcaaacctgatactattcactttatcttttattttgtccttttcgttaaaactcaaagttttcaaatcattttcattaattttccttaaaaaaaaaccactaaTGCTGTCAAAAAAACATTGATGTATTTACCGAACTTTATGAATAATATGTTTTATTTACTTTACATGACACTGCATACATATCGTCTATTGAACCACAGAACGTCCACATTGTTGGAAAATTTTGTTTAACCGTCTTCCGACTTTTGCCTACAGACTGGCAAATTGTCAATTATTTGGACTTTGACTTTTCTCCAACAAAATAAGCCGTGCTATTTGCCGCTGTCAAGATATGCGGAATCAAAGATTTGGTAggcaaatttgttttaaaaaacaaatggtaggcagattttttttttttgtaagtggaATTATACAGTAAAACTTATAAAGCAAAAGTTGGGACcagattaattttttagttttaaagagGCTATTGCTTAAAGGTATAgctaaaataatattatttatttacttatttatttatacttaatgaatagactctaagaaaagatttAGAGTATTTCGATTTAACAGAAGACGTGATACATAACCGAGCGCAATAACGTTCtaagattcatatagccgatcTTATTTAATGAGAAAAAACTTTATTATATTGTATTCTTAATGAATGGTACATTTTTTGCGTAAGTTTTCTGAGATGACAccatgaaaatattaaaaatttcatgCTGAAAAACAGTAAACATACTCAAAATCCATATTATCttggagttttaatgaaaagtccatggtactattcattttaacgaaaaaccatatttttacactaaaaatcaatcatgttcactttactatttattttgtccttatcgttaaaactcaaagttttcaaatcattttcattagttttccttattatcttcttccttttctttgcgACAGAAAACCGTCACTAAAGCGCTTAACTAACTTTTCCGTGGCTATTGCTTTTTGCCTGCAGTGCCAGTGTGTGTCGGGGAAAGACAttgagatggagagagagattTCTAGCAGGAAACAGGAcagattttttcttcttttatttcacAACTACCTTAATACAAAGTATGTGAAGAAAGAATGGGTGCTAAAGTAAGACTAGTTATGCAGAGCTGGGAAACTGTCCGGGGGTTAAAGCAAATTGAATCCTTTGGTACGCTGTAACGCTTCATTCGTCGTACCTCAAAACTTCACATCTTCATTCTGATACCGCTGACCCGGCAAGTTCCTTATCGGTTTGATAATATACAACATCCCCAGTGTCACTCACGTAATGATCGCGTTTAAAGCTTCTTACAAGGACTCCCAGTAGGTGAAGTGGGAGAGGCCCTGATTTTTTCGGTTCTCTGTAGTACTTCCCAAGCACAGGCTTAGCTGCCTCCGTCTGAAACAAACAAACGAAAGGAATTGAGAATCAGAATGGGGTACCAAATTGAATTGATTTTCGGCCGAAGAGTCTAGGTTCAAGTGCTACTCACTGCTTCTATTAAGTTGTAATGTGGGATTTGAGGGAAGAGATGATGTATGACATGAGTTCCGATATCATGATGGATGTTGTTGATCCATCCGTAGTCGCGATCAATGGTTGTCAATCCTCCTCTTAGATAACTCCATTCCTGTTTGATAGATAAAGAAACTAAAGATTAGCCACGTACATTTTAGGAAGTGCTAAAGCAGTTGCATTGCTCGGATAGTTGATGAAATCGAACACTTTACCTTCCCACGATACCATGGAAGCTTGTCCTCGTGGCCATGGTGATGCAAGTAAGTAACTAAGTCCAACCACAAGACAAACATCTGCATTTGAAAGCAAATTCAATGAAACAATTTTAAGATGAGAGAAGATAAGAGAAGACTCGGAAGACACTTTCGTTTTATGCCAACAATACAGAAGCACAAGCATAAAGAAATGGAACCTACCCAGTATGGAACGCCGTAGAGCTTAAGCACTTGGACAGGTCCCATTGTGAAAGACAGACCGACTAGCAGCGCAGCCATTGCTGCCCAACAGGCAGTGGAAGTAATGATGTCTTTCCTTTCATTTGGGAGAAACAATTCGCTGTTTGGATCATAATGGGAGCCACTCTTTCCCGGACTTCGATTCCACTGTGATTGAAATCAGTAGCATACACCAAAACATATCAGAAAAAGACATCCAGAGCTCATTATTCGTGTAAGTAACGAGAAGCAAGATGCGAGAAGCGGAAGGCTCACCAGATAGAAAGGATAAGCAAGCATGGGGAATGGCAAGGTGAACCTAAATATCTGAGTCATCTTGTCCAAACTCTTGTAAATTTTCTCAGGCAACTGCAAATCAGATGAGACTAATTAAATGACCGAATGACATAAAAGCGAAATAACTTACTTCTTcaaagttaagaaaaaaaagatctatACGATGAACAATTTGATAAGCCGAATTAAGAACAGAGTTAGACACAAATGGAAGCTCACCGGATGCCAAGACTCGTCATTTTCGACGTGTCCATGGTTCTGATGATGAGTTCTGTGGCTAATTCTCCTGTGACAGTAAAGGGCTAACTGTTACCATGCAAGTTTTGTTACATGTTGTCATAAGAACAGGATAACTTATTCAGGACTGGACTGGACAGGATTATTCTCAGAAACAAACTAACCATCCATGGTATGGGACAAGGattgaagaatgaagaagatgaccGACCACGCTATTCAGCTTCGGATTATTCGAAAAGCTTCCGTGGCCActgcacaaacaaaacaacaaacaatTCACATCAGTAGGGTAAGAAAAattgcaaatttaaaaaaaaaaaaaaaaaaaaaaaaaaaaaaacacattgcAAGCAGAGGAAGCattcaaattttagtttttctgaCCCATATTTCAAACTACTTTAATCTACATTGATGAGGATTCAAAATTGAGTGCAAAAGAGCATGCACCCTGCGTCGGCCAACTAGCCTAACTCAAGAAGCGTGCAATTCGAGAGGTCTGAATCCCGAATCAGAAAGTGTACATTTTTGCTCATTGTCCCTTACGTGATGTAAGCATCATTAATTGCCAATTGAATGAGTGTTAGTTAATCTAGAGAATCGACATGAAACTTAAACTCAACTAACGATAATTAACGTGGATAAATACACTCATTTAAAAAACGTGTAAAAATGGATAATTCAACAAAATGAGAGCAAACTTTACGTACCAATCATGTCCAAGAACAAAGAGAGCCCAGAACATGGTGCCCTGAGCAAACCAGTAGAGAGGCCAAACAGCCCAATTGTTAAAGTAAGCTGCAAGCGCCGCCATCCCAAAAACCACAGCCACATCTCTGACCACATAGCTCATAGATTTCCAGGGGTCCTTAACCCAGCAATGCTGGGGAATGGCAGCTCTGATGTCACGCAAATTGAAGGGGGGAGGGGCACCGGGGTCAAATTCACCACCGTCTCCAACCCCATTAGTGCTCACTCTCCCATTGTCTTCCACATCCACGGATGGGACCCGCAATGGGGCACTCACATTGAGTGACCATTTTGCCCCTCTGAACCCCAAAAGATTGGTGCTCCTCACATTGGGGAATGGCCGGAGGGCGGACGGTTTTGAGGCGAGGGCGTTTCTGGGATGTGAGTAGAATTTAGGGAGAGGTTTTAGGGTGCATTCTGAGAGGACCCAAGTCGCCATTGGAGATACCCAGATGGTTGGGtcggattggattggattggaggAATGGAGAGTGGGAGTGGAACTAAGTGGTCACAAAACGGAGGAGAAGGATAACGTAAGGGCCTCCCTCCACGTCCAAATACAACCTGTGTTTCTTGTTGTTTGTCCCCCCCTCTCTCTaacgctttctctctctctaggacTAAGCAATTgttatctctctctcctcctattTTGCTGGATTAAAGCTTATTAGTTTGGAgagtttcattttgtttatatattggATTTTGGTGCGCGTAgaagcaaattaaaaaattggaaaattagaaaggaaaaagaaaagaacgaaaGATGGAGGGCAAAAGAAAGACGTTGAATTGGACGGCGTGGCCAAACAAATGTGAAATATAGCGGGTAGTGGACGCGGTCAAATCTGGCTTAGTGTCGGATTCTTTGGTCCTTGTCaaaatcattatttatttatattcctGTTAAAAGTCAATTTTAATCTGGCTTTTTAACCAAATGATCATTGATATTTGCATAACTCTTTATTTTAatctttgagatttgaaatcaatagaatggTTCATGAGATTGTTCACcctcaatcattttgatcattctgtgaaaaattatgttaaataaggattacaatgacaaaaataccctcaatttaacaaacaatatgccaaaatgattgacaaaaaattaaaggtatttttgttattttattcttatttaatggagatttttcatggaatgatcaaaatgattgatgatggacaattTCAATAACCATTTTTATTGgtttcaaatctcaaggaccaatgtgaggagttatgcaaatctcataaaccattttggctaaaaagccttttaattttcaaatttttaggcTTCGCAATATTTCAacaatttctcttcttttaaagagtctatttttaataatttaagtCGCAGTATGACTCACAAAAatagatttattttttttcattttttgatcaAAGATATGAAAGGATCTTGTTGTATATGGTCTAATATCTTGGTAAATAGCGTGTTAGTTTCTGCCCATTGGTCTCAGGTTCGAAACACTCCCATCCTCTAAATCATTATACTTGAATCGAACTCTCCCCTCTCCTTATTGAtagtaaaaatatttaaatatacaTATAGGAAATGATCTTACTCAAAAACAAGAACTTTTTAAACATGTCAAATTCTGATTTAT contains the following coding sequences:
- the LOC137734820 gene encoding omega-3 fatty acid desaturase, chloroplastic, whose protein sequence is MATWVLSECTLKPLPKFYSHPRNALASKPSALRPFPNVRSTNLLGFRGAKWSLNVSAPLRVPSVDVEDNGRVSTNGVGDGGEFDPGAPPPFNLRDIRAAIPQHCWVKDPWKSMSYVVRDVAVVFGMAALAAYFNNWAVWPLYWFAQGTMFWALFVLGHDCGHGSFSNNPKLNSVVGHLLHSSILVPYHGWRISHRTHHQNHGHVENDESWHPLPEKIYKSLDKMTQIFRFTLPFPMLAYPFYLWNRSPGKSGSHYDPNSELFLPNERKDIITSTACWAAMAALLVGLSFTMGPVQVLKLYGVPYWMFVLWLDLVTYLHHHGHEDKLPWYRGKEWSYLRGGLTTIDRDYGWINNIHHDIGTHVIHHLFPQIPHYNLIEATEAAKPVLGKYYREPKKSGPLPLHLLGVLVRSFKRDHYVSDTGDVVYYQTDKELAGSAVSE